One region of Dysidea avara chromosome 1, odDysAvar1.4, whole genome shotgun sequence genomic DNA includes:
- the LOC136264516 gene encoding uncharacterized protein isoform X1, with protein sequence MICLNPDSNRFDVTRWIYQQLQAKMVDPSVVFLKDSIDESMYFPSENGTFNLSQEGVMPFSTLLVEGRNWTEGRTRTPTGTPSFHVQSLNSSNSSIPGTNPPVHVLASSTPYQGSSNSMFRSVVARRPPPSSTVKLVQAKLTKNGRTIRFHDKAQIFVNITESTAHTEFILAAIQQKWGSDHVIVTNNGLKIENSSATQGLAFWKAPRRKLYVMTQRDLNMIQDDADDDIDEELAPRAAKRIKNELRDMRDEFRGLRSIIERTLPISLRDKLKDILKCCICQVVPIRPPMVVSMCCKSIVGCEQCVQQLLATSHSANCPLCRDTDFETVKVLGLDGLITAVSSYLEDETDTAGDES encoded by the exons ATGATTTGTTTAAACCCAGACTCGAATAGATTTGACGTCACCAGGTGGATCTACCAGCAACTTCAAGCCAAAATG GTTGACCCTTCAGTTGTCTTCTTGAAGGACAGTATTGACGAATCGATGTATTTTCCAAGTGAGAATGGGACCTTTAACCTGTCTCAAGAAGGTGTGATGCCCTTTTCAACTCTACTGGTGGAAGGCAGGAACTGGACAGAGGGCCGTACCAGGACCCCAACTGGGACCCCATCTTTCCATGTCCAGTCTTtaaacagcagcaacagcagtatACCCGGGACCAAtccacctgtacatgtacttgcaTCGTCCACTCCCTACCAGGGGTCATCTAACTCTATGTTCAGATCGGTGGTGGCAAGGCGTCCTCCACCATCTTCCACTGTGAAACTGGTGCAAGCCAAGCTAACAAAGAACGGCAGGACAATAAGGTTTCATGATAAAGCCCAGATATTTGTGAATATCACAGAATCTACAGCTCACACTGAGTTTATATTGGCTGCGATACAACAAAAGTGGGGATCGGATCACGTTATTGTGACAAATAATGGCCTaaaaattgaaaattcatcTGCCACTCAAG GGTTAGCTTTCTGGAAGGCACCCAGAAGGAAATTATATGTCATGACACAGAGGGATCTCAATATGATTCAAGATGATGCTGACGATGACATTGACGAAGAGCTGGCACCTCGTGCTGCCAAAAGgatcaaaaatgaactgagggaTATGAGGGATGAGTTTAGAGGCTTAAGATCAATCATTGAAAGGACATTGCCAATCTCATTAAGGGACAAATTGAAAGATATATTAAAATGTTGTATATGTCAGGTGGTCCCGATAAGGCCACCGATGGTTGTATCAATGTGCTGCAAGTCAATCGTAGGATGTGAACAATGTGTTCAGCAGTTGCTGGCAACCAGTCATTCAGCAAATTGCCCGCTGTGCAGGGACACGGACTTTGAGACTGTCAAAGTTCTCGGTCTTGATGGCTTGATTACTGCTGTAAGCAGTTACTTAGAAGATGAGACTGACACTGCTGGAGATGAGAGTTGA
- the LOC136264516 gene encoding uncharacterized protein isoform X2 — protein MYFPSENGTFNLSQEGVMPFSTLLVEGRNWTEGRTRTPTGTPSFHVQSLNSSNSSIPGTNPPVHVLASSTPYQGSSNSMFRSVVARRPPPSSTVKLVQAKLTKNGRTIRFHDKAQIFVNITESTAHTEFILAAIQQKWGSDHVIVTNNGLKIENSSATQGLAFWKAPRRKLYVMTQRDLNMIQDDADDDIDEELAPRAAKRIKNELRDMRDEFRGLRSIIERTLPISLRDKLKDILKCCICQVVPIRPPMVVSMCCKSIVGCEQCVQQLLATSHSANCPLCRDTDFETVKVLGLDGLITAVSSYLEDETDTAGDES, from the exons ATGTATTTTCCAAGTGAGAATGGGACCTTTAACCTGTCTCAAGAAGGTGTGATGCCCTTTTCAACTCTACTGGTGGAAGGCAGGAACTGGACAGAGGGCCGTACCAGGACCCCAACTGGGACCCCATCTTTCCATGTCCAGTCTTtaaacagcagcaacagcagtatACCCGGGACCAAtccacctgtacatgtacttgcaTCGTCCACTCCCTACCAGGGGTCATCTAACTCTATGTTCAGATCGGTGGTGGCAAGGCGTCCTCCACCATCTTCCACTGTGAAACTGGTGCAAGCCAAGCTAACAAAGAACGGCAGGACAATAAGGTTTCATGATAAAGCCCAGATATTTGTGAATATCACAGAATCTACAGCTCACACTGAGTTTATATTGGCTGCGATACAACAAAAGTGGGGATCGGATCACGTTATTGTGACAAATAATGGCCTaaaaattgaaaattcatcTGCCACTCAAG GGTTAGCTTTCTGGAAGGCACCCAGAAGGAAATTATATGTCATGACACAGAGGGATCTCAATATGATTCAAGATGATGCTGACGATGACATTGACGAAGAGCTGGCACCTCGTGCTGCCAAAAGgatcaaaaatgaactgagggaTATGAGGGATGAGTTTAGAGGCTTAAGATCAATCATTGAAAGGACATTGCCAATCTCATTAAGGGACAAATTGAAAGATATATTAAAATGTTGTATATGTCAGGTGGTCCCGATAAGGCCACCGATGGTTGTATCAATGTGCTGCAAGTCAATCGTAGGATGTGAACAATGTGTTCAGCAGTTGCTGGCAACCAGTCATTCAGCAAATTGCCCGCTGTGCAGGGACACGGACTTTGAGACTGTCAAAGTTCTCGGTCTTGATGGCTTGATTACTGCTGTAAGCAGTTACTTAGAAGATGAGACTGACACTGCTGGAGATGAGAGTTGA